In one Aricia agestis chromosome 5, ilAriAges1.1, whole genome shotgun sequence genomic region, the following are encoded:
- the LOC121727365 gene encoding neural Wiskott-Aldrich syndrome protein-like, with the protein MLKRLFLLLGVLCIHKICGLEESVPKAGDEPKLDNEPYGVADAIKTTKELIEGQRQKRFYDYSYVGYNTGSSAFSSLIPTYPQHDIHSTVPNEQKRLNDILRRLEHIADLTRVYHAPPTPRRPQLPIFIPFPVPQGCTCPPAKPDAPATKAPPDTKLPPVTKPPPTYLPPDSKPPEKETTMPDLGNRSGEGDTSTKPNVSDDDYDDGVRPISFDPIPPKGPQNVVPPPVEHGSFQAGLDPEPPGVGGPPPPPSAGRPPAAGRPPAAGRPPAAAAPPQVDAPPSPPTVCDGAILACCHRQEVTYDCFAREGCGELEYENPCDAKVLLNIVNKFRTHFKARG; encoded by the coding sequence ATGTTGAAGAGACTATTCCTACTATTGGGCGTGCTATGCATCCACAAGATTTGCGGGCTCGAGGAGAGCGTACCGAAAGCGGGAGACGAGCCGAAACTTGACAATGAGCCTTACGGAGTCGCAGACGCTATCAAAACGACTAAAGAGCTCATCGAAGGTCAGAGACAAAAAAGGTTTTATGATTACTCGTACGTAGGCTACAACACGGGCTCGTCTGCGTTCAGCTCGCTCATCCCGACCTACCCCCAGCACGACATACACAGCACCGTCCCCAACGAGCAGAAACGGCTGAACGACATACTGAGGAGATTGGAGCACATCGCGGACCTCACCAGAGTGTACCACGCACCTCCCACTCCCCGCAGACCACAGCTCCCCATCTTCATTCCCTTCCCCGTCCCGCAGGGATGCACATGTCCCCCGGCGAAACCCGACGCACCGGCCACCAAGGCCCCACCAGACACCAAGCTTCCCCCGGTCACCAAGCCCCCGCCGACTTACCTCCCCCCCGACTCCAAGCCCCCAGAGAAGGAAACGACGATGCCCGATCTTGGCAACAGGTCCGGCGAGGGAGACACGTCAACGAAACCTAATGTTTCAGATGACGACTACGACGACGGAGTTAGGCCGATTAGCTTTGACCCTATTCCTCCCAAGGGGCCGCAGAACGTGGTGCCGCCTCCAGTGGAGCACGGCAGCTTCCAGGCCGGTTTGGACCCGGAGCCACCTGGGGTAGGCGGACCCCCGCCCCCACCTTCGGCCGGTAGACCGCCAGCAGCTGGAAGACCGCCAGCAGCTGGGAGACCACCGGCAGCTGCGGCTCCCCCGCAGGTTGATGCTCCGCCTTCTCCTCCCACCGTCTGCGACGGAGCCATCCTCGCCTGCTGCCATCGCCAGGAGGTGACCTACGACTGCTTTGCGAGGGAGGGATGCGGGGAGCTGGAGTACGAAAATCCCTGCGACGCCAAAGTCCTTCTAAACATTGTGAATAAATTCCGAACGCATTTCAAGGCGCGCGGCTga